The following are from one region of the Girardinichthys multiradiatus isolate DD_20200921_A chromosome 9, DD_fGirMul_XY1, whole genome shotgun sequence genome:
- the tm6sf2b gene encoding transmembrane 6 superfamily member 2b, translating into METLVFLFSFSALGVLYAMNTTPEFQEPYVILEIGVAVLVIVFLFYYLITRGNPPKDFLFFVFAEFCFTCVIDLTSALEYDGIISGFMDFYQKTGEPYLGTAYAIMMCYWDGIAHFILYLMMISRITDRRAYRTLGLFWAGSLCANMSVFITGIVAGKYGSEIRPAFWLNFLFLLMPVLGAVTLFTRPKDRPLIGGYNAQHAQTMKLIWRPLDLILVVLLLATMAFTILRGLVALDSPLEACSIYLSQYEPYLKDPVGYPKVMMLHLLFYGLPLLGAFVYGLLKPGCTWMSDWTTFFAGAIIQCQWSHIGGSLHPRTTTPFRIPNDVFWTVLGANLLYAAVPVMVAVRVHSNPYFFLKIAPFPGQTGLPNSEEKDTKYKEK; encoded by the exons ATGGAGActttagtgtttttattttcgtTTTCTGCCCTTGGTGTTCTTTATGCAATGAACACCACCCCTGAGTTTCAAGA ACCTTATGTGATCCTGGAGATTGGTGTTGCCGTGCTGGTAATTGTGTTTCTCTTCTACTACCTCATCACTCGTGGCAACCCACCTAAAGACTTCTTATTCTTTG tttttgcagAGTTTTGCTTTACATGTGTCATTGACCTGACAAGTGCCTTAGAATATGATGGCATTATTTCTGGCTTTATGGATTTCTACCAGAAGACA GGAGAGCCTTACCTGGGGACTGCATATGCCATCATGATGTGTTACTGGGATGGAATAGCACACTTTATCCTCTACCTGATGATGATCAGCAGGATAACAGACAG GAGAGCCTACCGTACCCTGGGCCTGTTCTGGGCCGGCTCCTTGTGCGCTAACATGAGTGTGTTTATTACCGGGATAGTGGCAG GTAAATACGGGTCAGAGATCCGGCCAGCCTTCTGGCTcaattttctctttcttttgatGCCCGTGCTGGGAGCCGTGACCCTGTTCACTCGGCCCAAGGACAGACCACTAATCGGCGGATACAAC GCCCAACACGCTCAAACCATGAAGCTAATCTGGCGTCCCTTGGACCTGATCCTGGTGGTGCTCCTGTTGGCCACCATGGCTTTCACCATCCTGAGAGGCCTG GTGGCTCTGGACTCTCCACTGGAAGCCTGCTCTATATACCTTAGTCAGTATGAACCCTACCTGAAGGACCCTGTGGGCTATCCCAAGGTGATG ATGCTGCACTTGTTGTTTTATGGGCTGCCTCTGCTGGGTGCATTTGTTTATGGCCTCCTCAAACCTGGGTGCACATGGATGTCAGACTGGACAACGTTCTTTGCTGGTGCCATAATCCAG TGCCAGTGGTCCCACATCGGGGGCTCCCTCCATCCTCGCACCACAACCCCATTTCGTATCCCAAATGATGTTTTCTGGACGGTGCTGGGAGCTAACCTGCTCTATGCAGCCGTTCCTGTCATGGTGGCCGTGCGAGTTCACAGTAACCCCTATTTCTTCCTAAAAATTGCCCCTTTTCCTGGGCAGACCGGTTTGCCAAACAGCGAAGAAAAAGATACCaagtacaaagaaaaataa